Proteins co-encoded in one Rhodococcus sp. PAMC28707 genomic window:
- a CDS encoding ABC transporter ATP-binding protein, producing the protein MPEQPAIRTDRLTKQFGAFTAVRDLDLEVERGEVFGFLGPNGAGKSTTIRTLLDQIRPTSGRAHILGMDSHQDSLKIRSAIGYVPGDLALYPKLTGAETLRYFARLRGGVDQKYVDQLAERLQTDLSKKVGDYSTGNRQKIGLIQAFMHKPDLLILDEPTAGLDPLVQREFNTMLHEVREEGRTVFLSSHTLSEVERVAGRVGIIREGRLVAVERIADLQAKAIRRLDIEFAEPVSPELFAQVDTVREVIVDGTHATVAFDGPINGILEAAMAHELVDLHTRDADLEEIFLAYYRGSSEDSEDGAKKDPSDAH; encoded by the coding sequence ATGCCGGAGCAGCCTGCGATCAGAACCGATCGACTTACGAAGCAGTTCGGCGCATTCACTGCGGTGCGCGATCTCGACCTCGAAGTCGAACGCGGTGAGGTATTCGGATTCCTCGGCCCCAACGGTGCAGGCAAGTCGACCACGATCCGGACACTTCTGGACCAGATCCGACCCACCTCGGGACGCGCACACATCCTCGGGATGGACTCGCACCAGGATTCGTTGAAAATCCGGTCCGCGATCGGGTATGTGCCTGGGGACCTGGCCCTGTACCCCAAACTGACCGGAGCGGAAACGCTGCGGTACTTCGCGCGCCTTCGCGGCGGGGTCGACCAGAAGTACGTCGATCAGCTCGCGGAGCGGCTGCAAACAGACCTGTCGAAGAAGGTCGGTGACTACTCCACCGGCAATCGGCAAAAAATCGGGTTGATTCAGGCGTTCATGCACAAACCGGATCTACTGATTCTCGACGAGCCGACCGCAGGACTGGACCCCCTGGTGCAGCGCGAGTTCAACACGATGCTGCACGAGGTACGCGAAGAAGGGCGCACAGTGTTCCTGTCCTCGCACACCCTGTCCGAGGTCGAACGCGTCGCCGGACGTGTCGGCATCATCAGAGAAGGCCGACTTGTAGCAGTAGAGCGCATCGCGGACCTGCAGGCCAAAGCGATCCGGCGACTCGATATCGAGTTCGCAGAGCCGGTGTCACCGGAGCTGTTCGCGCAAGTGGACACCGTCCGTGAAGTCATCGTGGACGGCACCCACGCAACCGTGGCATTCGACGGCCCGATCAACGGCATCTTGGAGGCGGCGATGGCGCACGAACTGGTCGATCTACACACCCGCGATGCCGACCTCGAGGAGATTTTCCTGGCCTACTACCGCGGCAGTTCCGAAGACTCAGAAGACGGTGCAAAGAAGGATCCATCGGATGCCCACTGA
- a CDS encoding ABC transporter permease subunit, whose product MPTDIFTRELTDRRMAVAALGVVLALFAFFVTGISSGLEDVMTDLTDAMPDAVTAFIPAGPGGYAIGELFNLIAPLALIAYAVITSAAATAGEERIGTMALLSAQPVTRRSILAQKALGVGAALAAVTIVFGAATVLSAMLFGVDELTPRHIAAACLHLYLLALLFGAITLAAGAVAGDPGIAAGVGGGLAVAAWVSNSMLPIAHLDDWARISPWYYYVSSEPLSHGVDLPHVLILAVLTLAAAMIAAVAFDRRDLKG is encoded by the coding sequence ATGCCCACTGACATCTTCACTCGCGAACTGACCGACCGCCGGATGGCCGTCGCCGCACTGGGCGTCGTGCTGGCACTGTTCGCATTCTTCGTGACCGGCATCAGCTCCGGGCTCGAGGACGTGATGACCGATCTGACGGACGCGATGCCCGACGCAGTCACTGCGTTCATCCCGGCCGGACCGGGTGGTTATGCGATCGGTGAGCTGTTCAACCTGATCGCGCCGCTGGCCCTGATCGCGTACGCGGTGATCACCTCGGCGGCGGCAACCGCCGGGGAGGAAAGGATCGGGACGATGGCGTTGCTGTCCGCCCAGCCGGTCACCAGACGGTCGATCCTGGCGCAGAAAGCGCTGGGAGTGGGCGCGGCTCTTGCTGCGGTAACGATCGTGTTCGGCGCCGCTACGGTTCTGTCGGCAATGTTGTTCGGTGTCGACGAGCTCACGCCCCGTCACATCGCAGCGGCGTGTCTGCACCTGTATCTGCTCGCATTGCTGTTCGGGGCGATCACGCTGGCCGCGGGCGCAGTAGCAGGCGATCCCGGTATAGCCGCCGGCGTCGGAGGCGGTCTCGCCGTGGCGGCGTGGGTGTCGAACTCGATGCTTCCGATCGCACATCTCGACGACTGGGCGCGAATCAGCCCGTGGTATTACTACGTCTCCAGCGAGCCGCTGAGTCATGGCGTCGATCTACCGCACGTCCTGATCCTCGCCGTACTTACCCTCGCTGCGGCGATGATTGCGGCCGTCGCGTTCGACCGCCGTGACCTGAAGGGATGA
- a CDS encoding non-ribosomal peptide synthetase: MLEDALPLSSTQADIWYAQQLMPDIPFTIAYYVDITGEVDVDDLLDSGLQAHLEFSSSSMRVVDIEGRPAQVFTTQIHDVAQIVDLRAHPSALSSALQWIDDDCRSPLPMDGPLVRLRLFRLADDHVLWYTRAHHIALDGFASMKVLERAAAIYSASRAGTEPEPLHLSSPAALVDEDERYRTSSRFERDGRFWKTTNPDAAESIPVTLGRAVQPEPLSMTIGADTDAHRTSSAVSWSVGDRATSSVVIAAFAAFLARMTGSDEVHLSLPVSARTTALLRRAGSSVSNVVPLRLSGVGSATVDSVVKSTEVALSGVLRHQRSRPTAAVSGSPLRVGQFGPTINVMMFANNITVGDLDGQIHIVTTGPVADLAVNIYPSRTATQPRIDFEANPAVYTTGDLSRYHVRFLHFLDGFTEPGCGDTAVADLELFFPEETRSSPVSVGADAENSTSLIEVFDEAVRLYGDRIAVRDTEVVTYTELSTQVDRLARALIDRGVGPEDMVAVRASRSIAEVAAFWAVARVGAVYVPIDPNYPRQRAEFILRDCSARVGLCTFEHLESELGEVQWIDIGNPAEPPRSAAAVVSAEYRAHSAAYLIYTSGSTGKPKGVIVTHDGIGALTQHIRASYHLDFSSHICHLASPGFDTAVVEMLAGAISGATVVIAPPGVYGGLELAELLSRESITHLLITPSALATLDSSEPNGIETIIIGGEAAQRDIVDHWSQNRRLLNAYGPTETTCSVTMTDPMHADEPIGIGTAMTGAKIYLLDRALHPVPAGATGEIFIETRGLARGYLGRSAETATRFLANPFGSNGSRLFRSGDLARHLADGNLEFLGRTDDQIKIRGNRVELGEIDAVLRAHPQVTAASSTVRYGPDGGLRIDGYIVPIEQAVDTQQIRLDISQRLPAHMIPSTITILDAIPLTVNKKLDRAALPVPAPQIQPKVRGVEPSGSTEVAIAAAYARILGADHVDVERSFFDMGGDSLAATRVLALVRADTTVEVGVRDLTDAPSVRALSALVDARFTDRGSAYSSGLERGRSDTAAYIPLAPQQRHIDRGARLPLYNLPFTIEITGSFDAQAAQAALADLAVRHRSLRTVYPDSTWGPAQVIDRTSLLDGPVLGTTAFDADVVDAVLAEPFDVRSERPIRAQLFSVSSDRHLLACVVHHIAADGWSLGVLASDFVRAYNARAAGKTAEWTELPLEYSDFSVWAAARSTAADMEFWRKELHGAPPDIGLPLDRPRPDLWDFSGARVSLEFDSAVVDGLDGLGHRTRTGRFTVLRSALLVLLARLSTTADIVIGTPVAARDDPRFEQLVGMFTNTVAIRTNIASARTFDDVLALARTSELRALDHATAPFVDVAGELVEDPVDSVHPLFQVALSLDIFTTSKFDVGDAHFEVTPRPLDIAKCDMHVHVTERRDAAGLVTAIGVDIVYPTALFDGTTVAEFGQSYEQIVRDIVADPTTSWNAVPD; the protein is encoded by the coding sequence GTGCTTGAAGATGCATTGCCCTTGAGTTCGACTCAAGCTGACATCTGGTATGCCCAACAGCTCATGCCGGACATCCCCTTCACCATCGCCTATTACGTGGACATCACAGGTGAGGTCGATGTGGACGACTTACTCGACAGTGGATTGCAGGCACACCTCGAATTCTCTTCGTCGAGCATGCGCGTCGTCGACATCGAGGGACGGCCCGCTCAGGTATTCACGACACAGATCCATGACGTCGCGCAGATTGTCGATCTCAGAGCACACCCGAGCGCATTGAGTTCTGCGCTCCAATGGATAGACGACGACTGTCGATCCCCGCTGCCGATGGATGGGCCACTTGTCCGGTTGCGGCTCTTTCGTCTCGCCGATGACCATGTGCTCTGGTACACCCGAGCCCACCACATCGCGCTCGACGGCTTTGCATCGATGAAAGTGCTCGAGCGGGCCGCCGCGATCTACTCGGCCTCCCGAGCCGGGACCGAACCGGAACCTCTCCACCTTTCATCCCCGGCCGCCCTTGTCGACGAGGACGAAAGATATCGAACGTCCTCGCGATTCGAGCGTGATGGACGGTTTTGGAAAACTACGAATCCTGATGCAGCAGAATCCATTCCGGTTACTCTGGGCCGGGCGGTGCAGCCCGAACCGTTGTCCATGACGATCGGCGCGGACACCGACGCGCACCGGACGTCTTCGGCCGTTTCATGGTCGGTCGGCGATCGCGCAACATCGAGTGTGGTGATCGCTGCGTTCGCCGCTTTCCTTGCGCGCATGACAGGTTCCGACGAAGTCCACTTGTCGTTGCCGGTGTCGGCGAGGACCACGGCATTGCTACGCCGTGCCGGATCCTCGGTGTCGAATGTGGTCCCTCTGCGATTGTCCGGAGTCGGATCGGCCACGGTCGACAGCGTCGTCAAATCGACAGAAGTGGCATTGAGTGGAGTATTGCGGCACCAGCGCAGCAGACCCACTGCAGCGGTGAGTGGATCTCCGCTTCGCGTCGGCCAATTCGGGCCCACCATCAACGTGATGATGTTCGCCAACAACATCACCGTCGGTGATTTGGACGGTCAGATCCACATCGTGACGACGGGTCCGGTCGCCGATCTTGCGGTCAATATCTATCCGAGTAGAACTGCCACGCAACCCCGTATCGATTTCGAGGCGAACCCGGCCGTATACACAACCGGTGATCTATCCCGGTATCACGTCCGCTTCTTACATTTTCTCGATGGCTTCACCGAACCTGGTTGCGGAGACACCGCTGTGGCGGATCTCGAGCTCTTCTTTCCCGAAGAAACGCGAAGCTCGCCCGTGTCCGTCGGCGCAGATGCCGAGAACTCGACTTCGCTGATCGAAGTGTTCGACGAGGCGGTCCGTCTCTACGGCGATCGGATTGCTGTCCGCGATACCGAAGTCGTCACGTATACCGAATTGTCCACGCAGGTCGACCGTCTCGCCCGTGCATTGATCGATCGCGGAGTCGGGCCCGAGGACATGGTTGCGGTCCGCGCGTCTCGATCGATCGCCGAAGTCGCGGCGTTCTGGGCAGTAGCGCGAGTGGGCGCAGTGTACGTCCCCATCGACCCGAACTATCCGCGGCAACGAGCTGAGTTCATCCTCCGCGACTGCTCTGCAAGGGTCGGCCTGTGCACATTCGAGCACCTCGAATCCGAACTGGGGGAGGTGCAATGGATAGACATCGGCAATCCCGCCGAACCGCCGCGCTCCGCCGCTGCTGTCGTATCGGCCGAGTACAGGGCACATAGCGCGGCATACCTCATCTACACCTCTGGCTCGACCGGCAAGCCGAAGGGTGTGATCGTCACTCACGACGGGATCGGTGCACTCACACAGCACATTCGAGCCAGTTACCACCTCGACTTCTCGTCGCACATCTGTCATCTCGCCTCACCGGGGTTCGACACTGCAGTCGTCGAAATGCTGGCGGGCGCGATCTCCGGTGCGACAGTCGTGATCGCGCCTCCCGGCGTGTATGGCGGACTCGAACTCGCTGAACTACTTTCACGCGAATCGATCACCCATCTGTTGATCACCCCTTCGGCTCTGGCCACACTCGATTCATCAGAGCCGAACGGCATCGAGACCATCATCATCGGTGGTGAGGCTGCCCAGCGAGACATCGTCGATCACTGGTCCCAGAACCGCCGCTTGCTCAATGCCTACGGGCCGACCGAAACGACATGCAGTGTCACCATGACCGACCCGATGCATGCAGATGAGCCGATCGGGATCGGCACGGCCATGACGGGAGCGAAGATCTACCTCCTGGATCGCGCCCTGCACCCGGTGCCTGCCGGTGCCACCGGAGAGATCTTCATCGAGACACGCGGGCTGGCCCGCGGATACCTCGGCCGCAGTGCTGAAACCGCGACGCGGTTCCTCGCAAACCCGTTCGGCAGTAATGGTTCACGACTTTTCCGTAGTGGCGACCTGGCGCGTCACCTGGCGGACGGAAACCTCGAATTTCTCGGCAGAACAGACGATCAGATCAAGATCCGAGGAAACCGGGTCGAACTCGGAGAAATCGATGCGGTACTTCGTGCGCATCCACAGGTCACTGCAGCATCCTCGACTGTGCGTTACGGTCCCGATGGCGGGCTACGCATCGACGGATACATCGTGCCCATCGAGCAGGCCGTCGATACCCAGCAGATTCGACTGGATATATCGCAGCGGTTGCCGGCCCACATGATTCCGTCGACAATCACGATTCTCGACGCGATCCCGCTGACGGTCAACAAGAAACTCGACCGCGCAGCACTCCCCGTGCCGGCGCCGCAGATTCAGCCGAAGGTACGCGGCGTCGAACCATCGGGTTCCACCGAAGTTGCGATCGCAGCGGCGTATGCGCGCATTCTCGGTGCCGACCACGTCGATGTCGAGAGGTCCTTCTTCGACATGGGTGGCGATTCGCTGGCAGCCACTAGAGTTCTCGCCCTCGTTCGCGCTGATACCACCGTGGAGGTCGGCGTGCGAGACCTCACCGATGCCCCTTCGGTCCGTGCTCTGTCCGCGCTGGTGGACGCCCGGTTCACCGACCGGGGGTCGGCCTACTCATCTGGTCTCGAGCGGGGCCGCTCGGACACTGCGGCGTACATCCCGCTCGCTCCGCAGCAGCGCCACATCGATCGAGGCGCACGCCTTCCGTTGTACAACTTGCCGTTCACCATAGAGATCACGGGCTCGTTCGACGCTCAGGCGGCGCAAGCAGCGCTCGCAGATCTGGCGGTCCGCCATCGAAGCCTGAGGACGGTGTATCCGGATTCGACTTGGGGCCCAGCGCAAGTCATCGATCGGACTTCTCTTCTCGACGGACCGGTGTTAGGTACGACTGCATTCGATGCCGACGTGGTAGATGCGGTATTGGCAGAACCATTCGATGTTCGGTCCGAGCGTCCCATCCGGGCGCAGCTGTTCTCGGTCTCTTCCGATCGTCATCTGCTTGCGTGCGTGGTGCACCATATCGCCGCAGATGGATGGTCACTTGGTGTGTTGGCGTCGGACTTCGTTCGCGCATACAACGCGCGGGCCGCCGGCAAGACCGCTGAATGGACAGAACTGCCGCTGGAGTACTCCGACTTCAGCGTATGGGCCGCAGCTCGGTCCACCGCCGCCGATATGGAGTTCTGGCGCAAGGAGTTGCATGGAGCACCACCAGATATCGGTTTGCCCCTGGACCGGCCGAGGCCAGACCTGTGGGATTTCTCCGGTGCCCGAGTTTCGCTGGAATTCGACTCAGCTGTCGTGGACGGGCTGGACGGGCTCGGTCACCGTACCCGGACAGGACGATTCACCGTACTTCGGTCAGCACTGCTCGTCCTTCTGGCGCGGCTCAGCACGACTGCCGATATCGTTATCGGCACTCCTGTTGCAGCTCGAGACGATCCGAGGTTCGAGCAACTCGTAGGGATGTTCACAAATACGGTCGCCATCCGCACGAATATCGCGTCCGCGCGAACGTTCGACGATGTCCTTGCCCTGGCGCGTACCAGCGAACTGAGAGCACTCGACCACGCAACTGCCCCGTTCGTCGACGTCGCGGGTGAACTCGTCGAGGACCCCGTCGATTCCGTGCATCCACTCTTTCAAGTCGCCTTGTCCCTCGATATCTTCACCACTTCGAAGTTCGACGTTGGCGACGCCCATTTCGAGGTCACTCCACGTCCACTGGATATCGCCAAATGCGATATGCATGTCCATGTCACCGAGCGCCGAGATGCAGCGGGGCTTGTCACCGCAATCGGGGTGGACATCGTCTATCCGACGGCATTGTTCGACGGTACGACGGTTGCCGAGTTCGGCCAGTCGTACGAGCAGATCGTGCGGGATATCGTCGCCGATCCGACTACGAGTTGGAACGCTGTACCCGACTGA
- a CDS encoding serine/threonine-protein kinase, which yields MNQITTDSREESRFGPYELRSLLGKGGMGEVYEAYDTVKDRTVALKLLSPDLAHDPTYQERFRRESRAAARLREPHIIPIHDWGEIDGVLFIDMRLVAGHDLRTTLRAQGPMSPSRAVAIVAQVASALDAAHADNLIHRDIKPENILLTRDDFAYLVDFGIARSGSDVQLTTQGTAIGSYAYMAPERFDADVVTDRADTYSLACVLYECLTATAPYPATSVSQLIKAHLMTAPPRASLTRPGLPRALDAVVVRGLAKDPDERFASTGDFARAAHLALTPPDRAEATAIVGRTLDGTAVGSVGEYRQTKVGDAVHPRPQAWGTAAPPPPPRPNAAPDPFAQPGPHRSTFLPVAITLLVVLVLGLGAAVAWLTLAPDIESNTAAVPSAAAPISQSAPNVEAKPPTAVVPTVAPVAPVAPTRARAIPVSGADSQGFLGNSGPRCNADNLAVAIGRTTDSKIVVCETGVGRYYYKGVRITDAAGIELDDPRPSAGGFVATNPADGTQYRLDGSSLTIVSDGEVVAAESMREYYAR from the coding sequence ATGAATCAGATCACGACAGACTCCCGCGAGGAAAGCCGGTTCGGCCCCTACGAGCTCAGATCTTTGCTCGGTAAGGGCGGCATGGGTGAGGTGTACGAGGCGTATGACACGGTCAAGGACCGCACTGTCGCCCTCAAACTGCTCTCGCCCGACCTTGCGCACGATCCGACTTATCAGGAACGGTTCCGCCGCGAATCGCGAGCGGCAGCGCGTCTTCGAGAACCACACATCATCCCCATTCACGACTGGGGCGAGATCGACGGCGTACTCTTCATCGACATGCGGCTGGTCGCCGGTCACGATCTTCGTACGACGCTCCGGGCGCAGGGTCCGATGTCACCGAGCCGCGCCGTCGCGATCGTCGCACAGGTCGCCTCAGCGTTGGACGCCGCGCACGCCGACAATTTGATTCACCGCGACATCAAGCCGGAAAATATCCTCCTTACTAGAGACGACTTCGCCTATCTGGTGGACTTCGGTATTGCCCGGTCAGGTTCGGACGTACAGCTCACCACCCAGGGCACCGCGATCGGCTCGTACGCCTACATGGCACCCGAAAGATTCGACGCCGATGTGGTCACCGATCGCGCCGATACGTACTCCCTGGCCTGCGTGCTGTACGAATGCCTGACCGCAACAGCGCCCTATCCGGCGACCAGCGTCAGTCAACTGATCAAAGCGCATCTCATGACCGCGCCGCCTCGGGCCAGCCTCACTCGGCCGGGCCTCCCCCGTGCACTCGATGCGGTAGTCGTCCGCGGTCTGGCGAAGGACCCTGATGAACGGTTCGCCAGTACAGGCGACTTCGCGCGCGCCGCGCATCTTGCCCTGACTCCGCCGGACCGCGCCGAGGCCACCGCGATCGTCGGTCGCACGCTCGACGGCACGGCAGTTGGCAGCGTCGGTGAATATCGACAGACCAAAGTTGGCGATGCCGTCCATCCCCGACCGCAGGCCTGGGGCACAGCGGCACCTCCTCCCCCACCTCGACCGAATGCAGCCCCGGACCCGTTCGCCCAACCGGGGCCGCACCGCTCCACGTTTCTTCCAGTTGCGATCACCCTCCTCGTCGTCCTGGTACTTGGACTCGGCGCGGCTGTTGCATGGCTGACACTCGCGCCGGACATCGAATCCAACACGGCTGCAGTACCATCGGCTGCTGCTCCGATTTCCCAGAGCGCACCGAACGTGGAGGCAAAGCCGCCGACAGCGGTCGTCCCGACGGTCGCTCCGGTCGCTCCGGTCGCACCCACCCGCGCTCGGGCGATCCCCGTCTCCGGCGCGGACAGTCAAGGCTTCCTCGGCAATTCCGGCCCGCGATGCAACGCCGACAACCTCGCCGTCGCCATCGGACGCACCACCGATTCCAAAATCGTGGTCTGCGAAACCGGTGTCGGCCGCTACTACTACAAGGGCGTCCGCATCACCGATGCTGCTGGGATCGAACTTGACGACCCGAGGCCCTCTGCCGGCGGATTTGTCGCCACCAACCCCGCCGACGGAACCCAGTATCGACTCGATGGGTCCTCGCTGACCATCGTCTCCGACGGCGAAGTGGTGGCCGCCGAGTCGATGAGGGAGTACTACGCGCGCTGA
- a CDS encoding ABC transporter permease subunit has protein sequence MTTTSDHGAAGSARPRGRRQIRAVTALALRDRLTLVGVVAAAMVAMGALTGALWPPLQDTLVALPANFTDSIGKLLAGADMTTPAGWLNAEMVSLVVPGGLIAVAILSASKAICGEEQTKTVGVLLSLPLSRSAFLTAKTAAMIVHVLLATLGVAAGLIVGDVTGGLGIDASGVFGTCAHSALLAIVFGAVAVLIAAFTGDGRLAATIPAALAVLAFALNAFLPLSDSLAGFTKVSPWYYFAGSNPLVNGANYADLSILLVVAIIFCACAFPVYLRRDLVG, from the coding sequence ATGACAACGACCTCAGACCACGGTGCCGCGGGCTCGGCACGACCGCGCGGTCGCCGGCAGATCCGAGCGGTGACGGCCCTCGCCCTGCGAGACCGGTTGACACTGGTGGGTGTCGTCGCTGCGGCGATGGTCGCGATGGGTGCCCTGACGGGGGCGCTGTGGCCGCCGTTGCAGGACACATTGGTCGCCCTGCCTGCCAATTTCACGGACTCGATCGGCAAGCTACTCGCTGGTGCGGACATGACCACTCCAGCGGGGTGGTTGAATGCCGAGATGGTCTCGCTGGTCGTGCCCGGAGGATTGATCGCGGTTGCGATTCTCTCCGCATCCAAAGCGATTTGCGGGGAGGAGCAGACAAAGACCGTGGGCGTACTTCTATCGCTTCCATTGAGCCGCAGTGCTTTTCTTACCGCCAAGACCGCCGCCATGATTGTGCACGTCCTGCTTGCGACACTCGGTGTCGCAGCCGGATTGATAGTCGGGGATGTGACCGGCGGCCTCGGTATCGACGCATCCGGTGTGTTCGGCACCTGCGCGCACAGCGCACTGTTGGCGATTGTATTCGGCGCGGTCGCGGTTCTGATCGCTGCGTTTACCGGAGACGGCCGGCTCGCCGCGACCATCCCTGCGGCGCTTGCCGTACTTGCCTTCGCGCTCAACGCTTTCCTCCCGTTGTCGGACTCACTTGCCGGCTTCACCAAGGTCAGCCCCTGGTACTACTTCGCAGGTAGCAACCCCCTCGTCAACGGGGCAAACTACGCTGATCTATCAATTCTTCTTGTCGTCGCGATCATCTTTTGCGCATGCGCGTTCCCCGTCTATCTCCGACGTGACCTGGTCGGCTGA
- a CDS encoding DUF2231 domain-containing protein, with protein MSTINGLPAHILLIHLIVVLAPLTALLAVAASVWAGVRRRFVWFIAALSVLILVMTPLTTDAGEWLEKRVPKSASVETHAELGDTMLYFAIAAVVVAALLVLLHLRERSERPPMQWLSVAVVIVAVLVGVATIVQVYRIGDSGARAAWGDTVTSAPAEDGPSK; from the coding sequence GTGTCCACGATCAACGGCCTACCAGCCCACATTCTGTTGATTCATCTCATCGTCGTCCTCGCGCCACTGACTGCACTTCTTGCCGTCGCGGCAAGTGTGTGGGCAGGGGTGCGTCGAAGATTCGTGTGGTTCATCGCGGCTTTGTCGGTGCTGATTCTAGTGATGACACCACTCACCACAGATGCTGGCGAATGGCTGGAAAAGCGCGTTCCGAAGTCTGCATCCGTAGAGACGCATGCTGAACTCGGCGATACCATGCTCTACTTCGCAATCGCTGCTGTGGTGGTTGCAGCACTGCTGGTACTCCTGCATCTCCGTGAACGTAGCGAGAGGCCGCCGATGCAGTGGCTATCGGTTGCCGTCGTGATTGTGGCTGTCCTTGTCGGGGTGGCAACGATCGTCCAGGTGTATCGGATCGGAGATTCCGGTGCGCGTGCAGCGTGGGGTGACACCGTCACTTCTGCCCCCGCGGAGGATGGCCCGAGCAAGTGA